A region of Vanessa cardui chromosome 1, ilVanCard2.1, whole genome shotgun sequence DNA encodes the following proteins:
- the LOC124533244 gene encoding peptidylglycine alpha-hydroxylating monooxygenase, which translates to MKSSNSFLPLFIALAVLSRSVFCYEIDTYDFLMPNVWPNKDEVYLCTPIRIAPQKNFYVVGFKPNATMHTAHHMLLYGCSEPGSNDSVWSCGEMQSNDVDSEYNTASPCASGSQIVYAWARDAPRLQLPEDVGFLIGHDSSIKYLVLQVHYMTKFPAGKTDNSGVFLEYTTTKMPRQAGVFLLGTSGVIAPRGVEHMETACTIHEDKVIHPFAFRPHTHSLGTQVTGYVVRRSEKGDTWQVLGSKNPQLPQMFYPVVDTSPISKNDVLAARCVMNNTRHHTVQIGPTNNDEMCNFYLMYWVENDTPLSQKYCFSAGPPYYYWNRAPEAFDRIPDMDVNIL; encoded by the exons atgaagtcgTCTAATTCTTTTCTACCTCTATTTATTGCTCTTGCTGTTTTAAGCCGAAGTGTTTTTTGTTACGAAATTGATACCTACGATTTTCTCATGCCAAATGTATGGCCTAACaag GATgaagtatatttatgtacacCTATAAGAATAGCTCCGCAGAAAAACTTCTATGTGG tGGGATTTAAGCCTAATGCTACTATGCATACTGCCCATCACATGCTTCTTTACGGCTGTTCTGAACCAGGGTCAAATGACTCCGTATG GAGCTGTGGAGAAATGCAGAGTAACGATGTGGATAGCGAATACAACACAGCAAGTCCTTGCGCCTCTGGATCACAG ATAGTATACGCGTGGGCTCGTGACGCACCTCGTCTCCAGTTACCAGAGGATGTGGGCTTTCTCATCGGCCACGACTCCTCCATCAAATATCTTGTACTCCAAGTGCACTATATGACGAAGTTTCCAG CTGGAAAGACGGACAACTCTGGAGTATTTTTGGAGTACACAACAACCAA GATGCCGCGGCAGGCGGGCGTGTTCCTGTTGGGCACGAGCGGCGTGATCGCGCCGCGCGGCGTGGAGCACATGGAGACGGCGTGCACGATACACGAGGACAAGGTCATTCACCCCTTCGCGTTCCGCCCGCACACGCACTCGCTCG gtACCCAAGTAACTGGCTACGTTGTACGTCGGTCTGAGAAAGGCGATACTTGGCAAGTATTGGGTAGCAAGAATCCTCAGCTACCTCAGATGTTCTACCCGGTCGTGGACACGTCCCCTATCTCGAAGAACGACGTCCTCGCCGCCCGATGCGTTATGAATAATACCCGCCATCATACCGTTCAGATCGG ACCAACAAACAATGATGAAATGTGCAACTTCTACCTTATGTACTGGGTTGAAAACGACACTCCTCTCAGCCAGAAATATTGCTTCTCCGCCGGTCCGCCTTACTACTACTGGAACAGGGCTCCCGAAGCTTTCGACCGCATTCCCGACATGGATGTCAATATACTGTAA